TTCATAAATCAATTCGATAACCAAGGATTGGCTCAACCTTTCCATAAATAACATTCGATGGCAATACAAAAACCCCTCCTGCCCAAATTCTATTTTTTGTAATTTTTTTTACATCTCGCTATTGAGAACACAACAAAGGATGCTGTTTAAACCAGCACCCTTCTCCATTGATCCATAAATTATAAACGAAGAACAAAGTTCCAGTAACACGGTCCTTCATTCATTTTGTATTCGGCTGTGCTCCCCTGCCAAACGCGTAGGTTTTCTGCCCTTTCACACCCGGTCTGATTACAAATAGTGATCCAGCATTCGGCGTCTCCATCAGCCGCTCTTCCCCAATCCCAATTCGGGCAGTCGTAATATATAAGTCCTCCAAATCAGGTCCTCCGAAACAGCAGGAGGTCACTTGATCTGCAGGTATCTCGATCTGTTGCAGCAGTTCTGCTGTATGCGGATTCCAGCGAGTGACTCTTCCTCCGCCCCAGTGGGCAACCCACAGCATCCCCTCACTGTCTACAGTCATTCCATCCGGAAAGCCAAATTCCTCCGGTATAGCAATTACACTTGTGCGGTTCGATATTTCTCCAGCAGTCAGATCAAAATCAAAACGGTCAATGGATCGAGTCGGCGTATCAATGTAATACATCTTCTGTTGATCCGGGCTCCAGCCCAAGCCATTGGATGTGGATACATCCCGGAACAACGTTCGAACAGGCTGTCCTTCCTCCAGGCAATAAAATGCCCCAGCCTTGCTTTCATTGTTCATGCTCATCGTCCCTGCCCAGAAGCGGCCGAGCGCATCACATTTCCCATCATTGAAACGGTTGTTGTCCTTGCCTTTCTCCGGATCTTCAATCGGCTGCAACTCTCCTGTGAGCAAGTTATACGTGTGGAAGCCACTACGCAAAGCAACGACAACCACATCATCATGATATGGCACAACCGCACCTACATGCTCGCCAACATCATAAGTCCGATCCTCGCCTGTAGCCGGAACATATACATGGACCTTGTAACTTTCAATATCCACCCATAACAATCGATTATGTTCAGCATCCCAGCTTGGACCTTCGCCCAGCAGAGCCGGGGTATGTACCGCAATGTTCAAGTTGCCCATGCCATCACATCCTTTTTAAGATTTGACGCCGCCTGACCATTCAAAACCAATGGCATCCAGGAACGCTTTGGAAAGCACCATATGGCCTGTTGCATCAGGATGAACCCGATCGTAAGTCAGCACAGACGTATAGAAATGATCCCAGAATGGAGTAAATGCAGCCTGTGTGTCCACAAAAATAGCATCATATTCCGCGGCTACTCTGCGAACTGCTTCACCGTATATATCCATCGTAGCCCGCATCGGATCTTCCGGATTGGCTTCCAAATAATACGGAGACATCAGAACAAGTCCTTTCAAGCCAGGACGAACTGAAGCAACCAGATCACGCAGTGTGGATTCATACTCTTCCAGGAAAACTTGTGAGTCCGTAGATAACGGATTGTCAAATTGGCGCCATACATCATTGATCCCGATCATGATCGTTAACCAGTCCGGTTTGAGATCAAGCACATCCCGGTCCCAGCGCTGTTTCAAATCACGGATCGTATTCCCACTATTACCCACATTTTGAATCCGCAGCATCAATTCTGGATAGATGGAACGCAGCAAAGCATACACTTGCGCCACATAGCCATGTCCCAGTCCAGAACTCCCTTCACCAACAGGATGTTCGCGGCCACAATCTGTGATTGAATCTCCGATAAAAAGCAGCTTATCATTCTTTTGCAATTTCATTATCGTTTTCTCCTTCGCTCTCATAAGCGTTAAAATATGTGAGATCACTCGTATTCATATTTCATATTCAGAAAAGACATAGATCAGCCAGGTGCCAGGTTACCACCCTTGATTCTTAAGCCAGGTCAGGCACAGATCAGACCAGGCCCGAACGGCATGGTCATCTTCTGCCAATCCCAGACCATGTGAACCTTTTTCAAATACATGCAAGTCATAAGGAATGCCGTGTGCACCCAGGGCGAGCGCGTAACGCAAACTGTTCTCTACAGGGACCGCCTGATCATCACTCGTATGCCAGATGAATGCTTCAGGAGCGTCCGCTTTCACCTGCTGCTCTGCACTAAAGGCCTTGATCTGTTCAGCAGAAACAT
Above is a window of Paenibacillus sp. E222 DNA encoding:
- a CDS encoding SMP-30/gluconolactonase/LRE family protein, producing MGNLNIAVHTPALLGEGPSWDAEHNRLLWVDIESYKVHVYVPATGEDRTYDVGEHVGAVVPYHDDVVVVALRSGFHTYNLLTGELQPIEDPEKGKDNNRFNDGKCDALGRFWAGTMSMNNESKAGAFYCLEEGQPVRTLFRDVSTSNGLGWSPDQQKMYYIDTPTRSIDRFDFDLTAGEISNRTSVIAIPEEFGFPDGMTVDSEGMLWVAHWGGGRVTRWNPHTAELLQQIEIPADQVTSCCFGGPDLEDLYITTARIGIGEERLMETPNAGSLFVIRPGVKGQKTYAFGRGAQPNTK
- a CDS encoding SGNH/GDSL hydrolase family protein translates to MKLQKNDKLLFIGDSITDCGREHPVGEGSSGLGHGYVAQVYALLRSIYPELMLRIQNVGNSGNTIRDLKQRWDRDVLDLKPDWLTIMIGINDVWRQFDNPLSTDSQVFLEEYESTLRDLVASVRPGLKGLVLMSPYYLEANPEDPMRATMDIYGEAVRRVAAEYDAIFVDTQAAFTPFWDHFYTSVLTYDRVHPDATGHMVLSKAFLDAIGFEWSGGVKS